The genomic segment ttaactatttgctatttaaacagtgtcATTAAGAAATAGAAATTATAccaataaaatcatgacagaatccctttaaggtacaGGTGGTAGACAATAGTTGAAGCACAAACTGGCTTCAGTATACCtagtcctaggggctgatttactaatccacgaattcgaatgggaaaaattcggattggaaacaaacattttgcgactttttcgtattttttgcgattttttcgacgctgttacgactttatcgtaaattgtcgcgactttttcgtaaccgttacgacttgtgcgaaaagtcgcgactttttcgtagccgttacaatttgcttgtacattgtcgcgactttttcgtattgagcgctcgtaaacggcgggcaaacctttgcgactttgcatgattttggaagcctcccataggactcaatggcactctgcagctccaacctggcccaagaaaagtcacgatactgaagcttgaatgaatccgaaacttttgtactcggcgcgaaggctacgaaaaagttgcgacaatttgcgcaagtcgtaacgctacgaaaaagtcgcaacattttgcaaaagtcgtaacggctacgaaaaagtcgcaacaatttacgaaaaaatcgcaaaataccgatcattacgaaaaaaacacatttggacgccttcggaccgttcgtggattagaaaatcagccccctagtgtatctCTGCCCACATTAGTGGCATTTGGAATCATGAAAGAGTTAAAGAGTAATAAAGTAAGCAAGCCAAAAATATCACAGTGGTGGTTAGAACTGTTTGTGTTGTACAAAGTACATTAATCACGGGAGGAAAACAGCTATAACAGGCCCAAGGTTTTTGTAGATGTGAAATGTTACGTGCTGGAAGAGTGCACAGATCCTTCTCAAAACACACACAGCTTGGTATCTAattgatgtaaaataaatgtaaataaaacaaaatatgccTTTGGTAGCTTTTAGTACTGGAGTTTATGCTTTTTCCAGGCGATTAGTCACAATAACATGACTGAAATTGTTATCCCCCAGGGAGGCCTTCATTTGTAAAATAAGCAGTCAAAAGCTTGGGAACGGAGGGACATAAAATGATGAGAAATGGATTTGATTCAGACATTCCCTTCAGTGGCTTTCTTGGTAGAACTGGAGAATTCCTTTGTGTGCTTCTCCCACAGCCTCTCTTTCCCCTTCCATTTACATTTAAAGCCACAAAGTATAATGGACCACAGTATGGGAAGTGCCTCCAGTCtctcctttaaaccactgcctggttgctaaggtaaacaaaaacCTAGCAACTTAGGAGCTTCTAAACGAAaagctgaaaaaccacaaaaaatgaattgcaaactgtcttatactataaatgtaaattgtctcataatatcagtgccaacaccatactaaaagttttttaaaggtaaacaacccctttaactttaaAAATGGTGGACCCTTACTGAGCATTCCATGGACACACCTAGGCCGTGGTATCTGAGGGGGTTCCATGGTCACAAagaattatatagaaaaaatatgatATGGTTAATGTACAACTTTACATTTGACCTATAGCCCTCCTACTGTTTAATAAGCACCTTACATTAGGGACTGTGACCTACTGAATCCATAGTTGTAGCTTTTGTGAACcagtaacaggtaaacaggttgaagggagatatatttcccctagattcatctcctactccctcatgtatagcggtTCTGAGTGGGataattccccaagggagtctcacctggggaataattagcaggatAGatctgcctgcagtcagagagtgaGGGGCTGAGACTGGGAACTGAAGTCAGCGTGAGAGGGTCGGTGCCTGCGTGGAACAGCTGAGTGGAAGTGCtgctgggattttttttccccctctcccAAAACAAAAATGGAGGAGGTATTAAAGGTGCTGCTGCAAACACAGCAACAGAACAATGCTAATCAGCAGCAAGCTAATACAAATCACCAGGAATCGTTAAGGGTCCAGCAGCAGAGTAATGCTAAGCAGCAACAAACTAATCAGCTGCTGATTGCACAAATTAATGCACAAGCGGAAGCCAGTAAAGTTACTTTAGAACAACAGCAGCAGGTGAACTTGCATTTACAGCAGTGCATCCAAGTGCTGGCTGAGAAGTTACAGGGTAGTACCGCCCTGGTGCAAGCACCAATAATATTCGCAAAGCTGTGCAAAGATCTCTGCAAAAGATGACGCCAGCGGATGATGTGGAGGCCTACCTGGCTGTGTTTGAGAGAGTCGCAGCAAGGGAAAAGTTACCGCCAGAGGAATGGGCAGAGGTGGTAGCCCCGTACTTGGCCAGGCAGACCCCCAAGATATGACCCAGATGGCGGAGCTCATGGAGTGTTTTGTGGCTACGGAGGGTTACCTCAGAAAAGGAGCTTCCCCACAGCGCCCTGGCAAGGCTCAGAGACTGCAGGAGAATCCTGGTAAGACTGTTCcaattcttaaaggggtggtttcccaAAGTAACAGGGACAGAAACTCCGGTATGGCCGCTGGACTTAATACAGGCGCCAAACCTAGAGTGGTGCCCAGTCAGGGGCCTGTTAGGCATAAAAGGACAGCGGGTATTGGCTCTCCTGGACTCAGGGAGTTTGATAACATTAGTTCGTGCCAGTTTGGTGGACACAACTGACTCTCTGAACTCTCGGGTTGGGGTTATGTGCATACACGGGGACACAAAGGACTACCCAACTGCTGTGGTTATGATCGAAACCCAATGCGGAAATGTTAAGTATCAGGTTGGGGTGGTTAAAAACCTAATGCATGCTGTGATACTGGGAAGAGATTTTCCGTTGTTTTGGTAGCTGTGGAGTGGAGGGAGTAACTCTGGAAAAGGGTCTCCAAGGGAGGCGGAGGAGCCTGACTTGTCCCCAGAACCCTTTACATCCGGTAATAGTGCTGGAGAGGTTGGGGTAACCCCTGATATTTCCTCACCCCTAGAAGTGTTTGCTGGCCTGGAAGAGGAAGTACAGGAGGGTGACATGGTACCTGATTTAGAGGTGTCCCAAGACAATTTTGGTACTGCCCAAATGAGGGACCCAACTCTGTGCAAAGCCCAAGAGggtgtaaaagaaataaatggggaacCCCAATTCCCTGGGGCAGAAACAGTGTTCTCATGCATGGTCCTGAACCTGGATCTGTTATATCAAGTGAGCAAGATAAGGGGTGAGATTATAGAGCAACTGGTGGTGCCTCAGCAATATAGGAGGGCGGTGTTAGATATGGCACACCGACATGTGCTTGGGGGACACCTGGGAGTTGATAAAACTGCAGACAGAGTCCTCCAGAGGTTCTTTTGGCCTGGGGTAGCGGGGGATGTTAAGCGATACTGTAACTCCTGCCCTGACTGTCAGATAAATGCAAAtgaatcaattactcaatgcacacctactaaccacaaaaaggcagcaaatggtatgtttaacatataatgctctttatatagtaaatattcacaaaacagtaaaaccaattacaatgcataatatacataccaccagttggacaaaatgtaatatacagaaaaagcagacacgtgtggattgagaaaaccctgacgtttcggaacacagtcctttgtcaaggggattctatGTCAGATAGAATGCACCCAAGCCTCATTACAGAGGTCTGTTGGTTCCCTTTCTCATCATTGAGGTTCCCTTTGAGAGGGTTGCCATGGATTTGGTAGGTCCCCTGCCAAAATCCGCTAGAGGGCACCAACACATACTGGTAATTCTGGATTACGCCACCCAATATCCTGAAGCAGTCCCCCTAAGAAATACTTCATCAAAATGTATTGCCAAGGAGTTGGTTCATTTGTTTTCCTGGGTGGGGATACCAAAAGAGATCCTGACAGATCAGGGTACCCCATTTATGTCCAAGGTAACCAAAGAATTGTGTCGCCTCTTAGGTATTAAACATTTACGCACGTCAGTTTACCACCCGCAAACTGAGGGGCTAGTTGAACGGTTTAATAAAACCCTGAAGgccatgctgaaaaaggctgtagacaaagacaggaaaaactgggactgtctgtTGAGGTACCTCAAGCCTCAACGGGGTTCTTGCCCTTTTAGCTACTATATGGGAGACACCCAAGGGGGCCGCTAGATATAGCCAAGGAAACTTGGGAACAGGAGGCTACCCCCTATAAGACTGTGGTAGAACACATTGCTCAAATGCAGGAGCGTATTGCAGCTGTGTTACCCATAGTAAGGGAACACATGGCACAGGCTCAGGAGGCCCTAAGGAGGGTTTACAACAGGTCTGCGACAGTAAGGACCTTTAATCCTGGGGACAGAGTGTTGGTACTTGTTCCCACCGTTGagagtaagttcctggccaaatggcaggggcCATATGAAATAATTGAAAAGGTTGATGAGGTGAACTATAAAGTAAGACAACCTGATAAAAGGAAACAAATTCAACTTTATCACGTGAATTTGttaaagccatggaggcagcaagaGGTCCTTGCATCAGAGCCAGTACCTTTGCCTCATGGAGATAATCTGATTCCTTAAGTAAAAATCGCAGAAACCCTGTCAGTTTCACAAAAACAGGAGGTAAAAGATTTTTTGATGAGAAATAGGGATGTCTTTTCTGACCTTCCTGGGTGAACCAATCTCATTAAACATGACCCCAGGTAAAGGTAAACCTGAAGCCCTACCGGATCCCTGAGGCACGGAGACAGGCAGTCTCCGAAGAGGTGAGGAAAATGTTGGATCTGggggtaattgaggagtcccacagTGATTGGTCTAGCCGCATTGTTTTGATTCCCAAGCCAGAAGGGAGTCTACGGTTCTGTAATGACTTCCGTAAATTGAATGAGATCTCAAAATTTGATGCCTACCccatgcccagggtagatgaacTTAAAGAGAGGCTGGGCCCTGCTAGGTACCTCACCACTTTAGATCTCACTAAAGGTTATTGCCAGGTACCTTTAACTGAACGGGCTAAGGAAAAGACAGCCTTCTCTACCCCAGAGGGTCTTTTCTAGTACAATGTGTTACCCTTTGGTTTACATGGGGCCCCTGAAACTTTCCAAAGGTCAATGTACCGTGTCCTTAAGCCACATAGACCCTACGCCTCAGCCTATTCAGATGATGTAGTCATCTTTAGCACCTATTGGGAGTCTCACttagcaaaagtgcaggtggtaCTAGACTAGATACAAGAAGCTGGACTTACTGCCAACCCTAAAAAGTGTGCAATAGGGATGGACGAGGCCAAGTACTTAGGCTATGtgattggaagaggggtagtgCAACCTCAAATAAAGTAGAGGCAATACAAAAGTGGCCCCAACCAGTGACTAAGAAGCAAGTTTGTGCCTTCCTGGGGATAGTGGGCTACTATCGCAGATTTGTGCATAACTTTGCTTCCATTGCAGCTCCTCTAACAGACCTTACAAAAGGGAAGAACTCAGTGATGATCAAGTTGTCTGCAGAGGCTGAGAAAGCTTTTATAGAGCTTAAAAATTCCCTGTGTAGATAGACAGCCGGTACTGATAACGCCCGATtttaagaaagaatttgtggtACAGACTGACGCCTCAGATGTAGGACTGGGAACTGTCCTCTCCCAAGTGGTAAATGGTGAGGAACACCCAGTAGTCTATTTAAGCAGAAAGCTTACACCGGCTGAGAGCAGgtactcgcgagtctttttcggcgatttccggaaatcgccccgccacgtctgccatcccgccggcgacttacatgttcgccggtgggatggcaggggtaggcaactcggggagattagtcgcccgcgaacagggagttttatcgcgggcgactaatctcccccgtgtgccagagcccttatgttgTAACAAAATAAATTCTATTAACATTGTGTTATTTCCCTTAATATCCTGGAatcttaataaaaataatgaaggcaAATTACTAAAGTGGTTAAAATGgcactcaaaataggccctggcatttcaagtacacagaggtaaacacatttttttattctgtgcCAGAAAGTGTTATAGATATAGCTGACCAATAGAAACACTGCTTGCATAAAAGACATCTAACAAGTTTTTTTGTGAGCAAATCAGTACTTCCCTTCAACGCCAAATAGAATGTGGAATATATGTTCACTCTTGTGCTGTTTGAGATACTCCAGGAATTGTCCAAGGTCCATATGATAATCATTCCTGAGTCCATAATCTCCATGCGCAGTAAGCGCCAGCTCTTCAAAGGAATTAAACAGCCGCAGGTCGTCTATTTTTCCAGTCACTTCCTTGCTCTCGCTGTGTTTGCACGATATATGTTTCCAGTTTGGATAGCGGATATCACGCCAGAATTCCTCACATTGCTCCTTCACACCTTCTATACAAATGACACCAGGCTTTCCTGTCAAGCAGAATCCTGTCAAGTTTAGTCTCTTGGCATACTCTAAGATTTTCTTCCGTAACTCCTGGCGGTATATGTGGTGGCTATAGATCCACATACGGTGAAAAGTGTATGTGGCTTCCTTGATTTCACATTCAGGTTCATCATTCTGCTTAGAGTTCTGTATGTAAGTGGAGATGTTGTCCTGCAGCCACTGAGCAGCAATTGAGATGCATAGTTCCCCTCGATCTAAGGAATGGATATAGGACACTAGCTCTTTGTTTAGAAAGTTCTGCTGTTGTCTGTCTAGTGCCACTGACCTGACAAATACCTGGGGTTCTTCTTGAGGGTAACTGTGAGGAAGTGACACGTGCATCTCTGCTTTCACCTATAAAGATGATAACAAAAAGGTATTAATATTATGTCATATAAGCACCAAAATATTGGGTTATTTTCTGGTGACAGTGGTCACTGACTCCGGTAGgcaaagaaactattgctctgtgaggctttttttataacttatccttctattcagttcctctactattcatattcctgcctgtTATTCAAACTACAGCCTGGCTGCTGGGAAAAATAAGACACTGGCAAACagttgaataaaaagctaaataactaaaacaaaaactaaataaatatatatatataccacatatatcaataaatatatcaatataccAGATAAGACTCCATAAAATGTAAGCCGATCCTCCCCAGGAAGCCAAATCAGCGAATGGGAGTTTAGCATGAAAACTAGGTTAAAACTTTGGTTCATGGATAGTTTAGGAGCCATAGAAGGGTGACCTTACAGCAAAGTTTTCTATTTTTGTAACAACGCTATAAACTGTTAGGGGTCTAATAGCTGGACCAAAAAGAAGGAGGAAGTCTTAAATCCATTTAAGTTTTACGCGAGCGTATGAATGTGCAATAATAAATGCACTAACCTGATTTACCATTTAGTTTTGACTGCTTTCAAATCTTTCTGATTACTGAAATTGCTCCCCTttaaagagactgttcactgtTGTGTAAACTTTAAGTATTATTTGTAGTAAGTTAAAagttgtgttcagcagctctcaagtttgaaGTTTCGGCAccaatttggttgctagggtccaaattaccagggagagtttgaatgaaagactgaaaaataaattgtaaaaagtaacaataacaataaaactgtagcctctcagagcaatagatttttggctgccggggtcagtgagtCCTATTTGAAAGCttcaaagagttaaaagaaggcaaataattaaaaaactgtataacAAAACAATGGAAATCTATTGAAATAGAAATACAAAGGTTTTGGCCAATGGAAATTctttaatgtttctatatatagaCAAGATGTTAAGGGGGCTTACTCACCTCTGATTTCTGAACATTAACGAAAATTAAAAATTCTATAATAGAAGGTAATGATTCACGAATCCCTTCTAGATATCTACGTGTATGTAAAATAGAATTTGGATTTTCAAGAACAAGTTCTTTGTTAGGAAACATTGACAAAAGCATCTCCATCTCTAACAGTTGAAGTTCCAGACACTCTCTTGTTGTAGCGGCCATGGTCGATAATGAACACTAGTCCACAACAGACCTTATGCCTTCCAGTGCTCCTGTAATGAAAACAAGTATTCATATATGtttattgcatttataaatactgtagaTCTCCTGCTATCTCAGCAAAGGCTTCAACAGCAAAGGTTGGAGATTCACTGAGCATCATAACTTGAATGTGTTTTCTATGAGGTAACACTTTAGTATTGAATAGGATAAAGGTCCTCAATGtttgtttttacaaaaatgttgATTTAATAAACTAGCCTTTT from the Xenopus tropicalis strain Nigerian chromosome 5, UCB_Xtro_10.0, whole genome shotgun sequence genome contains:
- the rwdd2a gene encoding RWD domain-containing protein 2A isoform X1; translation: MAATTRECLELQLLEMEMLLSMFPNKELVLENPNSILHTRRYLEGIRESLPSIIEFLIFVNVQKSEVKAEMHVSLPHSYPQEEPQVFVRSVALDRQQQNFLNKELVSYIHSLDRGELCISIAAQWLQDNISTYIQNSKQNDEPECEIKEATYTFHRMWIYSHHIYRQELRKKILEYAKRLNLTGFCLTGKPGVICIEGVKEQCEEFWRDIRYPNWKHISCKHSESKEVTGKIDDLRLFNSFEELALTAHGDYGLRNDYHMDLGQFLEYLKQHKSEHIFHILFGVEGKY
- the rwdd2a gene encoding RWD domain-containing protein 2A (The RefSeq protein has 1 substitution compared to this genomic sequence); the encoded protein is MAATTRECLELQLLEMEMLLSMFPNKELVLENPNSILHTRRYLEGIRESLPSIIEFLIFVNVQKSEVKAEMHVSLPHSYPQEEPQVFVRSVALDRQQQNFLNKELVSYIHSLDRGELCISIAAQWLQDNISTYIQNSKQNDEPECEIKEATYTFHRMWIYSHHIYRQELRKKILDYAKRLNLTGFCLTGKPGVICIEGVKEQCEEFWRDIRYPNWKHISCKHSESKEVTGKIDDLRLFNSFEELALTAHGDYGLRNDYHMDLGQFLEYLKQHKSEHIFHILFGVEGKY